In one Aeromicrobium erythreum genomic region, the following are encoded:
- a CDS encoding alpha/beta hydrolase, with protein sequence MKKWMSGALAIVSVGALTLALPATAEAAPPSAAAQAPSVSWGSCASFGDSGPGLVRAGAQCARVKVPLDYAKPRGTKITIAISRVKHTVARSKYQGGVLVNPGGPGGSGLGLSRLGGAIPKNAGAAYDWIGFDPRGVGQSAPAVSCDPSYGGYDRPRYEPSTTEIRDAWFARTNAYTTACAEKNGPILDHLTTRDVAKDLDQIRIALGQKRINYYGFSYGTYLGQVYSSLFPSHVRRMIFDGTVDPRDVWYQGNLNQNEPFDKNVNRWFAWIARYDDVYHLGTTTRAVRNLFYDTQEKLYDEPVADADGNRLGGSEWNDSFLYAGYYQSTWTDLAQVFSDFVNQGDVASLKAAYLDASGYGDDNGYAVYLGVQCTDAAWPTSWEKWARDNWALDAIAPFETWANAWYNEPCRHWPAKAHQPVRVKGAKSTSVLMINETYDAATPYPGSIEVRKRYPGARLVAVSGGTTHSGSLGGNACTDNRIADYLLTGKLPRRVSGNRADVVCQPLPQPVPEQATARTQSATPAPSELRQQMQRDAIRP encoded by the coding sequence ATGAAGAAGTGGATGTCCGGTGCGCTCGCGATCGTCTCGGTCGGCGCGCTCACGCTCGCGCTGCCCGCGACGGCGGAGGCAGCACCGCCGAGCGCTGCGGCCCAGGCGCCGTCGGTCAGCTGGGGCTCGTGTGCGTCGTTCGGTGACAGCGGCCCTGGGCTCGTGCGCGCCGGTGCCCAGTGCGCCCGCGTCAAGGTGCCGCTCGACTACGCGAAGCCGCGCGGCACGAAGATCACCATCGCGATCTCGCGCGTGAAGCACACGGTGGCCCGCAGCAAGTACCAGGGTGGCGTGCTCGTGAACCCGGGCGGACCGGGCGGCTCTGGCCTCGGCCTGTCGCGCCTGGGCGGCGCGATCCCGAAGAACGCCGGTGCAGCCTACGACTGGATCGGCTTCGACCCGCGAGGCGTCGGCCAGAGCGCTCCGGCCGTCTCGTGCGACCCGAGCTACGGCGGGTACGACCGTCCCCGCTACGAGCCGAGCACCACCGAGATCCGCGACGCGTGGTTCGCGCGCACGAACGCCTACACGACGGCGTGCGCCGAGAAGAACGGGCCGATCCTCGACCACCTCACGACCCGTGACGTGGCGAAGGACCTCGACCAGATCCGCATCGCGCTCGGCCAGAAGCGGATCAACTACTACGGCTTCTCCTACGGCACCTACCTCGGCCAGGTGTACTCCTCGCTGTTCCCGTCGCACGTGCGCCGCATGATCTTCGACGGCACGGTCGACCCGCGCGACGTCTGGTACCAGGGCAACCTGAACCAGAACGAGCCGTTCGACAAGAACGTGAACCGCTGGTTCGCCTGGATCGCCCGCTACGACGACGTCTACCACCTCGGCACGACCACCCGCGCCGTCCGCAACCTCTTCTACGACACGCAGGAGAAGCTCTACGACGAGCCCGTCGCGGACGCCGACGGCAACCGTCTGGGTGGCAGCGAGTGGAACGACTCCTTCCTGTACGCCGGCTACTACCAGTCGACGTGGACCGACCTGGCGCAGGTCTTCTCCGACTTCGTCAACCAGGGCGACGTCGCGTCGCTGAAGGCCGCGTACCTCGACGCGAGCGGCTACGGCGACGACAACGGCTATGCGGTGTACCTGGGCGTCCAGTGCACGGACGCCGCCTGGCCGACGAGCTGGGAGAAGTGGGCGCGCGACAACTGGGCGCTCGACGCGATCGCGCCGTTCGAGACGTGGGCGAACGCCTGGTACAACGAGCCGTGCCGCCACTGGCCGGCCAAGGCGCACCAGCCCGTCCGGGTGAAGGGTGCGAAGTCGACGAGCGTGCTGATGATCAACGAGACGTACGACGCCGCCACGCCGTACCCGGGCAGCATCGAGGTCCGCAAGCGCTACCCCGGCGCGCGCCTGGTGGCGGTCTCCGGCGGCACGACCCACTCGGGGTCGCTCGGCGGCAACGCGTGCACCGACAACCGCATCGCCGACTACCTGCTCACCGGCAAGCTGCCGCGACGGGTGTCGGGCAACCGCGCCGACGTCGTGTGCCAGCCGCTCCCGCAGCCGGTGCCCGAGCAGGCGACCGCCCGCACGCAGAGCGCCACCCCGGCGCCGAGCGAGCTGCGCCAGCAGATGCAGCGGGACGCCATCCGTCCCTGA
- a CDS encoding TetR/AcrR family transcriptional regulator, whose protein sequence is MSTTPDAVAGRPDESAPADAVSRRRAATRERLLDAARSLLVREGLQGVSVERLCEEAGFTRGAFYSNFTSKDELVVALTERERERVLAMLKEAADLTTLDGLGAEEAAGVILERFLLLQPPDRDDFQLHLEMQLRGLRGDVGGDVFVGWWNAVLDGIGEVLTSALAAFDLRLTLDVREVCTILMGTWDALVLGSLVDDRPVDVEAMRVALPRMLLSFTQPA, encoded by the coding sequence GTGTCCACCACGCCTGACGCCGTCGCCGGCCGCCCCGACGAGTCCGCGCCCGCCGACGCGGTCTCGCGCCGCCGGGCCGCCACCCGCGAGCGCCTGCTCGACGCTGCCCGGTCCCTGCTGGTGCGCGAGGGGCTGCAGGGGGTGTCCGTCGAGCGGCTGTGCGAGGAGGCCGGCTTCACGCGCGGCGCCTTCTACTCCAACTTCACGTCGAAGGACGAGCTCGTGGTGGCCCTGACGGAGCGGGAGCGGGAGCGCGTCCTGGCCATGCTGAAGGAGGCGGCCGACCTCACCACCCTCGACGGCCTCGGGGCGGAGGAGGCCGCCGGCGTCATCCTCGAACGGTTCCTGCTGCTGCAGCCCCCGGACCGCGACGACTTCCAGCTCCACCTCGAGATGCAGCTGAGGGGCCTGCGCGGAGACGTGGGCGGCGACGTGTTCGTCGGCTGGTGGAACGCCGTGCTCGATGGCATCGGCGAGGTGCTCACCTCCGCCCTGGCCGCGTTCGACCTGCGGCTCACCCTCGACGTCCGTGAGGTGTGCACGATCCTCATGGGCACGTGGGACGCCCTGGTCCTCGGTTCCCTCGTCGACGACCGTCCTGTCGACGTCGAGGCCATGCGCGTCGCCCTGCCGCGGATGCTGCTCTCCTTCACCCAGCCCGCCTGA
- a CDS encoding aminotransferase class I/II-fold pyridoxal phosphate-dependent enzyme translates to MWTTAQRRRLTETPYADALDRHAGAGIASFHALPIGSLAHAPDGDDSALAERTRRLFGSYLATELTLGSPELDSFFRAHRQLARSRRLTAEAFGADDTQYVTTGTTGANQVALEALRVAGARVLVDRSVHQSIHFALDRLGADVLYAPTSPTDTEHGVITALREAKAAGVEVDVVVVGVSAYDGSLVQMRRFLGALQELTAESGCRVLVDEAWTAIHAFHPWLRRLTAIHAIRETLAEHPDWPASFLVTHSTHKSMLALRQGSYLHVIGPDTLKATVRAALYRVHTTSPSLPVLASLDIARAHAVAEGTALVERALAQADRLRELARRVPWLAEHRPVATTSAYLADPMKVHLDLGTPERAQEVRAALFDEYGIFVSRQDGSTLLFTMHVGVTPEQVDLLVEALESVCCLDAPECSCGDERYIIAYPPGIPLQVPGEQLSAPPSRRAGEELYSTF, encoded by the coding sequence ATGTGGACCACTGCGCAGCGCCGTCGCCTGACCGAGACCCCGTACGCCGATGCCCTCGACCGACATGCCGGGGCCGGCATCGCCTCGTTCCACGCGCTGCCCATCGGTTCGCTCGCCCACGCGCCCGATGGCGACGACTCCGCACTCGCTGAGCGCACCCGTCGGCTCTTCGGGAGCTACCTGGCGACCGAGCTGACCCTCGGCTCGCCCGAGCTCGACTCCTTCTTCCGCGCCCACCGCCAGCTCGCGCGGTCGCGGCGGCTGACGGCGGAGGCCTTCGGCGCCGACGACACCCAGTACGTCACCACGGGCACGACGGGCGCCAACCAGGTGGCGCTGGAGGCGCTGCGCGTCGCCGGCGCCCGGGTGCTCGTCGACCGCTCGGTGCACCAGTCCATCCACTTCGCCCTCGACCGCCTCGGCGCCGACGTCCTGTACGCACCGACGTCGCCGACGGACACCGAGCACGGCGTCATCACCGCGCTGCGCGAGGCGAAGGCCGCCGGGGTGGAGGTCGACGTCGTGGTCGTCGGGGTGTCCGCCTACGACGGGTCCCTGGTGCAGATGCGTCGCTTCCTGGGCGCGCTGCAGGAGCTGACCGCCGAGTCGGGCTGCCGGGTGCTCGTCGACGAGGCCTGGACGGCGATCCACGCGTTCCACCCGTGGCTGCGGCGGCTCACCGCCATCCACGCGATCCGCGAGACGCTCGCGGAGCACCCCGACTGGCCGGCGTCGTTCCTCGTGACGCACTCGACCCACAAGTCGATGCTCGCGCTGAGGCAGGGCTCGTACCTGCACGTCATCGGGCCGGACACGCTCAAGGCCACCGTGCGCGCGGCGCTGTACCGCGTCCACACCACGAGCCCGTCGCTGCCGGTGCTCGCGAGCCTCGACATCGCGCGCGCCCACGCCGTCGCCGAGGGGACCGCCCTCGTCGAGAGAGCCCTCGCGCAGGCCGACCGGCTCAGGGAGCTCGCGCGCCGGGTCCCGTGGCTGGCCGAGCACCGGCCGGTGGCCACCACGAGCGCGTACCTCGCGGACCCGATGAAGGTGCACCTCGACCTCGGGACGCCCGAGCGCGCCCAGGAGGTGCGCGCGGCCCTGTTCGACGAGTACGGCATCTTCGTCTCGCGGCAGGACGGCTCGACGCTGCTGTTCACGATGCACGTCGGCGTGACCCCCGAGCAGGTCGACCTGCTGGTCGAGGCGCTGGAGAGCGTGTGCTGCCTCGATGCCCCGGAGTGCTCCTGCGGCGACGAGCGGTACATCATCGCCTACCCGCCGGGGATCCCCCTGCAGGTGCCGGGCGAGCAGCTGTCCGCGCCGCCGTCGCGACGGGCGGGCGAGGAGCTGTACTCGACGTTCTGA
- a CDS encoding MMPL family transporter, producing MSSSLYELGRRCFLRPGRVLLAWFLVALIGAGAALALGDGTRDEFDVPGTEANDAFVDLGRTFPELSGLTAYAVVVAPDGTSIESPTSKALVGRTVAALERVDGVTSVTSPYDELARAASISRDDRAAQIQVSLAGDLGGVTERLKSDLQQTGTSLDDAGYTVAFGGDAFSNTGPKLSIIEVIGVVVALVVLYRMFRSWRAAFLPIITALVGVVVTMELLWTATGFLTISSTAPLLALMIGLAVGIDYALFIVSRHRELMADGIPADEAVGRAVATAGSAVVFAGVTVMIALVGLFVAGIPFLTVMGISGAVSVAVAVAVALTLLPALLGRAGDRLQPTAKEKPAGGFSRRWVRLTTRFPAVAMVVVVGVLAVGTLPVKDLQLALPDNGSAPTGSTQREAYDLVDQHLGPGYNGPLLVKLDVITSNDPLGVVDDVERDLRATKGVETIGLATPNRSADTAVIQVIPTTGPASPQTADLVQRIRAEAPRWEQEHGVDVSVTGLTAVGIDVSERLQDALLPFGLLVVGLSVLLLMVVFRSLLIPLKATLGFLLSTGAAFGAVVAVFQWGWLADLVHLQDTGPLISFLPILLMAVLFGLSMDYEVFLVSRMKEEYVRTGDPDEAIVEGFVGSSRVVTAAAVIMLAVFAAFVPEGDENIKPIAFALAVGVFADAFLVRMLFVPSVMRFAGHRSWWLPRWLATRLPHVDVEGEALHRRVELETWPRPHSTAAVSAAGLTLATPEGIVYNDVTVELPAGEWLVVHGPSGSGKTALLLTFAGRMAFDEGRLRVTGHLLPQEARDVRRKVSLAEFRDVNDLDPNLTVDQHVAERLSIRTLGLWVSRSKVAPVRGLMNEALEAAHVEHGLPFTDVDGSTLVSDLSRLERKTLGIVLALLARPEVLVVDDADDLRATEHVDLLWSTLAHLLEDRPTALVASVQSATSAPAPSPRLHLLELDTRRTLDELMI from the coding sequence ATGTCGTCCTCCCTGTACGAGCTCGGACGCCGGTGCTTCCTGCGGCCCGGTCGCGTCCTCCTCGCCTGGTTCCTGGTCGCGCTGATCGGCGCCGGTGCCGCGCTCGCGCTCGGCGACGGGACGCGCGACGAGTTCGACGTCCCCGGCACCGAGGCCAACGACGCCTTCGTCGACCTCGGCCGCACCTTCCCGGAGCTGTCGGGCCTCACCGCCTACGCCGTGGTGGTGGCCCCCGACGGCACGTCGATCGAGTCGCCCACGTCGAAGGCACTCGTCGGTCGCACGGTCGCCGCCCTCGAGCGGGTCGACGGCGTCACCTCCGTGACCTCCCCCTACGACGAGCTGGCACGAGCCGCCTCGATCTCGCGCGACGACCGCGCCGCCCAGATCCAGGTCTCCCTCGCCGGCGACCTCGGCGGGGTGACCGAGCGTCTGAAGAGCGACCTCCAGCAGACCGGCACCAGCCTCGACGACGCCGGCTACACGGTCGCGTTCGGCGGTGACGCCTTCTCCAACACGGGGCCGAAGCTCTCGATCATCGAGGTGATCGGTGTCGTCGTGGCGCTCGTCGTGCTCTACCGGATGTTCCGGTCGTGGCGTGCGGCCTTCCTGCCCATCATCACCGCCCTCGTCGGCGTGGTGGTGACGATGGAGCTGCTGTGGACCGCCACCGGCTTCCTGACGATCAGCTCGACCGCCCCGCTCCTGGCCCTCATGATCGGGCTGGCGGTGGGGATCGACTACGCGCTGTTCATCGTCTCGCGGCACCGCGAGCTCATGGCCGACGGCATCCCGGCCGACGAGGCCGTCGGGCGCGCCGTCGCGACGGCCGGATCCGCCGTGGTCTTCGCGGGCGTCACGGTGATGATCGCGCTGGTCGGCCTGTTCGTCGCCGGCATCCCCTTCCTCACCGTCATGGGCATCAGCGGCGCCGTCTCGGTGGCCGTGGCCGTCGCCGTGGCGCTGACCCTGCTGCCGGCCCTGCTCGGCCGGGCCGGCGACCGCCTGCAGCCCACGGCGAAGGAGAAGCCCGCGGGCGGCTTCTCGCGACGTTGGGTGCGCCTGACCACCCGCTTCCCGGCGGTCGCGATGGTCGTCGTGGTCGGCGTGCTCGCCGTCGGGACCCTGCCGGTGAAGGACCTGCAGCTCGCCCTCCCCGACAACGGCAGCGCGCCGACCGGCAGCACGCAGCGCGAGGCCTACGACCTCGTCGACCAGCACCTCGGCCCCGGCTACAACGGACCGCTGCTCGTCAAGCTCGACGTGATCACCTCCAACGACCCGCTCGGCGTCGTCGACGACGTCGAGCGCGACCTGCGGGCGACGAAGGGCGTGGAGACCATCGGTCTCGCCACCCCGAACCGCTCCGCCGACACCGCCGTCATCCAGGTGATCCCGACGACGGGTCCCGCGTCGCCCCAGACCGCCGACCTCGTGCAGCGGATCCGGGCCGAGGCGCCCCGCTGGGAGCAGGAGCACGGCGTGGACGTGTCGGTCACGGGGCTGACCGCCGTCGGCATCGACGTGTCCGAGCGCCTCCAGGACGCCCTCCTGCCCTTCGGCCTGCTCGTCGTGGGCCTGTCGGTGCTGCTGCTCATGGTGGTCTTCCGCTCCCTGCTCATCCCCCTCAAGGCGACGCTCGGGTTCCTGCTCTCCACGGGTGCTGCGTTCGGTGCCGTCGTCGCGGTGTTCCAGTGGGGCTGGCTCGCCGACCTCGTGCACCTGCAGGACACCGGACCGCTCATCTCCTTCCTGCCGATCCTGCTCATGGCCGTGCTGTTCGGCCTGTCGATGGACTACGAGGTGTTCCTGGTCTCGCGCATGAAGGAGGAGTACGTGCGCACCGGCGACCCCGACGAGGCGATCGTCGAGGGCTTCGTCGGCAGCTCGCGGGTCGTCACCGCAGCGGCGGTGATCATGCTCGCGGTCTTCGCGGCGTTCGTCCCCGAGGGCGACGAGAACATCAAGCCGATCGCCTTCGCGCTCGCCGTGGGGGTGTTCGCCGACGCGTTCCTCGTGCGGATGCTGTTCGTGCCGTCGGTCATGCGGTTCGCCGGTCACCGATCGTGGTGGCTCCCCCGCTGGCTGGCCACGCGCCTGCCCCATGTCGACGTCGAGGGCGAGGCGCTGCACCGCCGGGTGGAGCTCGAGACCTGGCCGCGTCCGCACTCGACCGCGGCCGTCTCCGCCGCCGGGCTCACGCTCGCGACGCCGGAGGGCATCGTCTACAACGACGTCACCGTGGAGCTCCCGGCCGGTGAGTGGCTCGTGGTCCACGGGCCGAGCGGCAGCGGCAAGACCGCGCTGCTGCTCACATTCGCCGGACGCATGGCCTTCGACGAGGGACGGCTGCGCGTGACCGGCCACCTCCTCCCGCAGGAGGCGCGCGACGTCCGCCGCAAGGTCTCGCTCGCGGAGTTCCGCGACGTCAACGACCTCGACCCGAACCTCACCGTCGACCAGCACGTCGCCGAGCGGCTGTCGATCCGCACCCTCGGCCTGTGGGTCTCGCGGTCGAAGGTCGCGCCCGTGCGCGGGCTGATGAACGAGGCCCTGGAGGCGGCCCACGTCGAGCACGGGCTGCCGTTCACCGACGTCGACGGCTCGACGCTCGTCTCCGACCTCTCGCGCCTGGAGCGCAAGACCCTAGGCATCGTCCTCGCCCTGCTGGCCCGGCCGGAGGTGCTCGTCGTCGACGACGCCGACGACCTGCGCGCCACCGAGCACGTCGACCTGCTCTGGTCGACCCTCGCGCACCTGCTGGAGGACCGGCCGACCGCGCTCGTCGCGAGCGTGCAGTCGGCCACCTCTGCCCCCGCCCCGTCCCCGCGGCTCCACCTGCTGGAGCTCGACACCCGACGCACTCTCGATGAGCTGATGATCTGA
- a CDS encoding YhgE/Pip domain-containing protein codes for MLPTPSLPWFELARFRRSRLTRLAVLAVAIVPLFYGALYIWANIDPTGRLDHVKAAVVNEDQMVEVAGRDGEKQPVAVGRQLAANLVGNDDRNNYDWVLTDPSDARSGLADGRYKAVLTIPRDLSKAATSTSGDPDAAVQGRLDLKTNDAVNFVNGQIADRILEAAKSSLNAQVTRTYLDNLYLGFTDIKSSLEEAADGAGTLADGAGRLGTGADQLADGTRQLSSGAATLADGNRQLAGGAERLDAGAGQLANGLDQLQERTAPLPGQTRQLADGAEQVAGGVAQLDAVVQRVVGGINGSTGQVREQLQTLETSLRDAAQRCRADGVPAATCANLDAGADAAAAARTQVGTVTGRADEIGRQSARLNDGAQRVAAGNRQLADNVPTLVGAIGQASDGADQLQSGTSQLATGAREAAGGADRLASGASRLTDGADQLSDGAGALRDGALRLQDGLTDGSEQVPDYTKDQREKLAKTAATPVTDAADRLNAVASYGEGLAPYFMALALWVGAMSIYLLLRPVSARAIASTTSAVRTALAGFVPGAALSVVQAVLLVGVLLGIVGVDASQPGLLLGLALLTGLVFTAINQTFIAWFGGAGRFLAIVFVCLQLTAAGGTYPIETSPSFFGFLHALLPMTYAVHGLRAATAGGTTGVAFDVFVLVVFAVGALALTALAAKRRERVTMTALHPTLQV; via the coding sequence ATGCTGCCCACCCCCTCCCTCCCCTGGTTCGAGCTCGCGCGGTTCCGTCGCAGCCGGCTCACCCGCCTGGCCGTGCTCGCCGTCGCGATCGTCCCGCTCTTCTACGGCGCGCTGTACATCTGGGCCAACATCGACCCGACCGGTCGGCTCGACCACGTGAAGGCCGCCGTCGTCAACGAGGACCAGATGGTCGAGGTCGCCGGCCGTGACGGCGAGAAGCAGCCCGTGGCCGTCGGCCGTCAGCTCGCCGCGAACCTCGTCGGCAACGACGACCGCAACAACTACGACTGGGTCCTCACCGACCCCTCCGACGCCCGCAGCGGTCTGGCCGACGGTCGCTACAAGGCGGTCCTCACGATCCCGCGCGACCTGTCGAAGGCGGCGACGTCGACGAGCGGCGACCCCGACGCGGCGGTCCAGGGCCGGCTCGACCTGAAGACGAACGACGCCGTCAACTTCGTGAACGGCCAGATCGCCGACCGCATCCTCGAGGCCGCGAAGTCGTCGCTGAACGCCCAGGTCACGCGCACCTACCTCGACAACCTCTACCTCGGCTTCACCGACATCAAGAGCTCCCTGGAGGAGGCGGCCGACGGCGCGGGCACGCTCGCCGACGGCGCCGGCCGGCTCGGCACCGGAGCCGACCAGCTGGCCGACGGCACCCGTCAGCTCAGCAGCGGTGCGGCGACGCTCGCCGACGGGAACCGGCAGCTCGCGGGCGGTGCGGAGCGGCTCGACGCCGGCGCCGGACAGCTCGCGAACGGTCTCGACCAGCTGCAGGAGCGCACCGCTCCCCTGCCCGGGCAGACCCGCCAGCTCGCCGACGGGGCGGAGCAGGTCGCGGGAGGCGTGGCGCAGCTCGACGCCGTCGTCCAACGCGTGGTGGGCGGCATCAACGGCAGCACCGGCCAGGTCCGAGAGCAGCTGCAGACCCTGGAGACGTCGCTGCGCGACGCCGCGCAGCGGTGCCGCGCCGACGGCGTCCCTGCGGCCACGTGCGCGAACCTCGACGCCGGCGCCGACGCCGCCGCGGCGGCCCGCACGCAGGTCGGCACCGTGACCGGGCGCGCCGACGAGATCGGGCGGCAGTCGGCGCGCCTGAACGATGGAGCGCAGCGCGTCGCGGCGGGCAACCGTCAGCTCGCCGACAACGTCCCGACCCTCGTCGGGGCGATCGGCCAGGCCTCCGACGGCGCCGACCAGCTGCAGTCCGGCACGTCTCAGCTGGCCACCGGCGCCCGCGAGGCGGCCGGTGGTGCAGATCGGCTCGCGAGCGGGGCCAGCCGTCTGACCGACGGTGCCGACCAGCTCAGCGACGGCGCAGGCGCGTTGCGCGACGGCGCACTGCGACTGCAGGACGGTCTGACCGACGGCAGCGAGCAGGTGCCCGACTACACGAAGGACCAGCGCGAGAAGCTCGCCAAGACCGCGGCCACCCCGGTCACCGACGCCGCCGACCGGCTCAACGCCGTCGCGTCGTACGGCGAGGGCCTCGCGCCGTACTTCATGGCGCTCGCGCTGTGGGTGGGCGCCATGTCGATCTACCTCCTGCTGCGCCCGGTCTCCGCGCGCGCGATCGCCTCGACGACGAGCGCTGTACGCACGGCGCTGGCCGGGTTCGTGCCAGGGGCCGCGCTGTCGGTCGTGCAGGCCGTGCTGCTGGTCGGCGTGCTGCTCGGGATCGTCGGCGTCGACGCCTCGCAGCCAGGCCTGCTCCTCGGTCTGGCATTGCTCACCGGGCTGGTGTTCACCGCCATCAACCAGACCTTCATCGCCTGGTTCGGCGGGGCCGGACGCTTCCTGGCGATCGTGTTCGTCTGCCTGCAGCTGACCGCTGCGGGCGGGACCTACCCGATCGAGACCTCACCGTCGTTCTTCGGCTTCCTGCACGCGCTGCTGCCCATGACCTACGCGGTGCACGGGCTGCGCGCGGCGACGGCAGGTGGCACCACGGGTGTCGCGTTCGACGTCTTCGTGCTGGTCGTGTTCGCCGTGGGTGCGCTCGCCCTCACCGCGTTGGCGGCGAAGCGTCGCGAGCGCGTGACGATGACCGCCCTGCACCCGACGCTCCAGGTCTGA
- a CDS encoding VOC family protein, translating to MPIAATDFAHVRLTVRDIDVSRRFYDDVFGFDVAFELPEDPDEQTREQLSFLFGGVIYRFPGGLLGLRPVAPGDDSFDEDRIGLDHLSLAVADRAALDHAVAVLDDLGILHEDVKDVGGQAILEFRDPDGIALEIAAPTS from the coding sequence GTGCCCATCGCCGCCACCGACTTCGCCCACGTCCGCCTCACCGTCCGCGACATCGACGTCTCGCGCCGCTTCTACGACGATGTCTTCGGCTTCGACGTCGCGTTCGAGCTGCCGGAGGACCCCGACGAGCAGACGCGGGAGCAGCTCTCCTTCCTCTTCGGTGGCGTCATCTACCGGTTCCCCGGAGGGCTGCTCGGCCTGCGCCCGGTCGCTCCAGGCGACGACTCCTTCGACGAGGACCGGATCGGGCTCGACCACCTCAGCCTCGCCGTCGCCGACCGCGCTGCGCTCGACCACGCCGTCGCGGTGCTCGACGACCTCGGCATCCTGCACGAGGACGTCAAGGACGTCGGCGGGCAGGCGATCCTGGAGTTCCGAGACCCCGACGGGATCGCGCTGGAGATCGCCGCTCCGACGTCCTGA
- the miaB gene encoding tRNA (N6-isopentenyl adenosine(37)-C2)-methylthiotransferase MiaB produces the protein MTAAATPTAKTYEVRTYGCQMNVHDSERLSGLLETAGYAKHTSDADEGAAIPDLVVFNTCAVRENADNKLYGNLGHVASLKAQHPGMQVAVGGCLAQKDRDTITKRAPWVDVVFGTHNIGSLPVLLERARVQEESQVEILESLEVFPSTLPTKRDSVFAAWVSISVGCNNTCTFCIVPALRGKEKDRRPGDVLAEVEALVADGVVEVTLLGQNVNAYGVELGDRFAFGKLLRACGEIEGLERVRFTSPHPKDFTDDVIAAMAETPNVMPQLHMPLQSGSDRVLKAMRRSYRKEKYLGILDRVRQAMPDAAITTDIIVGFPGETEEDFAETLDVVRQARFASAFTFQYSRRPGTPAADLPELPKEVVQERYMRLAAAVEETAWAENQRLEGRTVELLVSDHSAAGGRKDHETQRLTGRARDNRLVHFAPGGHDVRPGDLVEVTVTHAAPHHLVSDAEVVSYRRTRAGDAWEARQGRTEVRPAVSLGMPSLGVPAPLPVVDAPACAR, from the coding sequence ATGACTGCTGCAGCGACGCCGACGGCGAAGACCTACGAGGTGCGCACCTACGGGTGCCAGATGAACGTCCACGACAGCGAGCGGCTGTCGGGGCTCCTGGAGACCGCGGGGTACGCCAAGCACACGTCGGACGCCGACGAGGGCGCCGCGATCCCCGACCTCGTCGTGTTCAACACGTGCGCCGTGCGGGAGAACGCCGACAACAAGCTGTACGGGAACCTCGGGCACGTCGCGAGTCTCAAGGCCCAGCACCCCGGCATGCAGGTGGCCGTCGGGGGCTGCCTTGCGCAGAAGGACCGCGACACCATCACGAAGCGTGCCCCCTGGGTCGACGTCGTCTTCGGCACGCACAACATCGGCTCGCTGCCGGTCCTGCTCGAGCGGGCGCGGGTGCAGGAGGAGTCGCAGGTCGAGATCCTCGAGTCGCTCGAGGTCTTCCCGTCGACGCTGCCCACCAAGCGCGACTCCGTGTTCGCCGCCTGGGTCTCCATCAGCGTCGGCTGCAACAACACGTGCACCTTCTGCATCGTCCCCGCCCTGCGCGGCAAGGAGAAGGACCGCCGACCCGGCGACGTGCTCGCGGAGGTCGAGGCGCTCGTCGCCGACGGCGTCGTCGAGGTGACGCTGCTCGGCCAGAACGTCAACGCCTACGGCGTGGAGCTGGGCGACCGGTTCGCGTTCGGCAAGCTCCTGCGCGCGTGCGGGGAGATCGAGGGCCTGGAGCGGGTGCGCTTCACGAGCCCGCACCCGAAGGACTTCACCGACGACGTCATCGCTGCGATGGCCGAGACGCCCAACGTCATGCCGCAGCTGCACATGCCGCTGCAGTCCGGCTCCGACCGGGTGCTGAAGGCGATGCGGCGCTCCTACCGCAAGGAGAAGTACCTCGGCATCCTCGACCGCGTGCGCCAGGCGATGCCCGACGCCGCGATCACCACCGACATCATCGTCGGGTTCCCCGGCGAGACCGAGGAGGACTTCGCCGAGACGCTCGACGTCGTCCGGCAGGCGCGGTTCGCGAGCGCGTTCACCTTCCAGTACTCGCGCCGGCCGGGCACGCCAGCCGCCGACCTGCCCGAGCTGCCCAAGGAAGTCGTGCAGGAGCGCTACATGCGCCTCGCGGCAGCCGTCGAGGAGACCGCCTGGGCCGAGAACCAGCGGCTCGAGGGCCGCACCGTCGAGCTGCTCGTCTCCGACCACAGCGCCGCCGGCGGCCGCAAGGACCACGAGACCCAGCGCCTCACCGGCCGCGCGCGCGACAACCGGCTCGTTCACTTCGCCCCCGGCGGGCACGACGTGCGCCCCGGCGACCTCGTCGAGGTCACCGTCACGCACGCCGCACCGCACCACCTCGTCAGCGACGCCGAGGTCGTCTCCTACCGCCGCACACGGGCCGGCGACGCGTGGGAGGCCCGCCAGGGTCGCACCGAGGTGCGCCCCGCGGTCTCCCTCGGCATGCCGTCGCTCGGCGTCCCGGCCCCGCTGCCGGTCGTCGACGCCCCCGCCTGCGCCCGCTGA